One window from the genome of Eleginops maclovinus isolate JMC-PN-2008 ecotype Puerto Natales chromosome 15, JC_Emac_rtc_rv5, whole genome shotgun sequence encodes:
- the tdh gene encoding L-threonine dehydrogenase, translating into MPVIRTLGKVAKQALFSNPGCSCQPLTVAVRNISFSPRQVTSDASFHSVSFSETDHPKVLITGGLGQLGVGLAKLLRKRFGKNNVILSDIRKPPSNVFHSGPFIYSDILDYKNLREIVVNNRITWLVHYSALLSAVGEANVALARSVNITGLHNILDIAAEHGLRLFVPSTIGAFGPTSPRNPTPDLCVQRPRTIYGVSKVHAELMGEYYHHRYGLDFRCLRYPGIISADSMPGGGTTDYAVQIFHDAIKNGKFECNLRPDTRLPMMYIDDCLRATLEVMEAPADTLSMRTYNINAMSFTPEELAQELQKQMPELEVTYDVDHVRQAIADSWPMNFDDSNARREWGWKHDYDLPELIQTMLNYLSSETRIAHAN; encoded by the exons ATGCCTGTCATCAGAACCCTCGGTAAGGTGGCCAAGCAGGCCCTGTTCAGCAACCCGGGGTGCAGCTGCCAGCCCCTGACGGTGGCTGTGCGCAACATCAGCTTCTCCCCTCGGCAGGTGACTTCTGATGCCAGCTTCCACTCTGTGTCCTTCTCAGAAACAGACCACCCCAAGGTGCTCATTACAG GTGGCCTGGGACAGCTCGGGGTGGGGCTTGCCAAATTGTTGAG AAAGAGGTTTGGAAAGAACAACGTCATACTCTCTGACATCAGGAAACCTCCCAGCAACGTTTTCCATAGTG GCCCCTTCATCTACTCAGACATACTGGACTACAAGAACCTGCGGGAAATTGTGGTGAACAACCGCATCACGTGGCTGGTTCACTACAGCGCCCTCCTCAGTGCTGTTGGAGAGGCCAACGTGGCCTTGGCGCGCTCTGTAAACATCACGG GGCTTCACAACATCCTGGACATTGCAGCGGAGCACGGGTTGCGCCTGTTTGTCCCCAGCACCATTGGTGCCTTCGGTCCCACTTCTCCCCGAAACCCTACTCCAGATCTTTGTGTGCAGAGACCTCGCACCATCTATGGGGTCTCCAAAGTCCACGCAGAGCTGATGGGAGAG TATTACCACCACCGTTACGGCCTGGACTTCCGCTGTCTCCGCTACCCAGGGATCATTTCTGCTGACTCAATGCCAGGTGGTGGGACAACAG ACTATGCCGTCCAGATTTTCCACGATGCAATCAAAAATGGGAAATTCGAGTGCAACTTGAGGCCCGACACGCGGCTGCCCATGATGTACATTGACGACTGCCTGCGCGCCACGCTGGAGGTGATGGAGGCTCCAGCTGACACGCTGAGCATGAGAACCTACAACATCAATGCCATGAGCTTCACCCCGGAGGAACTGGCCCAGGAGCTCCAGAAGCAGATGCCCGAGCTGGAGGTCACGTATGACGTTGACCACGTCAGGCAGGCCATCG CTGACAGTTGGCCGATGAACTTCGACGACTCCAACGCACGGCGGGAGTGGGGCTGGAAGCACGATTATGATCTCCCAGAGCTCATCCAGACGATGCTTAACTACCTAAGCTCGGAGACTCGCATTGCTCATGCTAACTGA
- the mtmr9 gene encoding myotubularin-related protein 9, protein MEFAELIKTPRVDGVVLHRPFMPTVEGTLCLTGHHLILSSRQDNTEELWLLHSNIDSIEKRFVGSLGTIIVKCKDLRVIQLDIPGMEECLNIANSIEALSTLDILSLMYPFFYRPMFEVIEDGWKSFLPQDAFKDLETMTDEWRLSEVNKDFSVCPSYPPLVAVPKDVDDDILRKVASFRHGGRFPVLSYYHKKNGMVMMRSGQPLTGTNGRRCKEDEKLINATLRPGKRGYIIDTRTINIAQQAKARGGGFESEANYPQWRRIHKAVERSNVLQESLIKLVEACNDQSHSMDRWLSKLEASNWQSHVKEILTTACLAAQCIDREGASVLVHGTEGADSTLQVTSLAQIILDPACRTIRGFQGLVEREWLQAGHPFQQRCAQSAYSNSKPRQEAPVFLLFLDCVWQILRQFPCSFEFSESFLVLVFEHSYASQFGTFLGNSTAERAKLSLPEKTVSLWSWVNRPQELERLTNPLYEANSLVIWPSVAPQSLLLWEGVFLRWNRSSKCLDEAYEEMVHIIEYNKELQNKVNSLRRQLAQLETEDPLLQTP, encoded by the exons ATGGAGTTCGCAGAGCTGATTAAGACACCCAGGGTGGATGGGGTTGTCTTACATCGGCCCTTTATGCCCACCGTGGAGGGAACCCTGTGTTTGACAGGCCATCACCTGATCCTTTCCTCAAGACAGGACAACACAGAGGAGCTCTGGTTGCTTCACTCAAACATTGACTCGATAGAGAAAAG ATTTGTAGGGTCTCTGGGAACCATCATAGTCAAATGCAAAGACCTGAGGGTGATCCAGCTCGACATCCCTGGCATGGAGGAGTGTCTCAACATTGCCAACTCTATTGag GCTCTGTCAACGCTTGATATACTCTCCCTGATGTACCCATTCTTCTACCGGCCCATGTTTGAAGTCATAGAAGACGGCTGGAAATCGTTTCTTCCACAGGATGCCTTTAAAGATTTGGAGACCATG ACAGATGAGTGGAGACTGAGTGAAGTCAACAAGGACTTCAGTGTGTGTCCATCGTACCCTCCTCTGGTAGCAGTGCCCAAAGACGTTGATGATGACATTCTGAGGAAAGTAGCTAGCTTCCGTCACGGTGGCCGCTTTCCAGTACTGAGCTACTACCACAAAAAGAATGGCATG GTGATGATGCGCTCAGGGCAGCCTCTGACGGGCACCAACGGGAGGCGGTGTAAGGAAGACGAGAAGCTGATCAATGCCACCCTGCGGCCCGGCAAACGTGGCTACATCATTGACACGCGCACGATTAACATTGCCCAGCAGGCCAAAGCTCGAGGTGGAGGGTTTGAGTCCGAGGCTAACTACCCCCAGTGGAGGAGGATTCACAAGGCGGTCGAAAG GTCTAACGTCCTCCAGGAGAGCCTGATCAAGCTGGTGGAGGCGTGTAACGACCAGTCACACAGTATGGACCGCTGGCTGAGCAAGCTAGAGGCTTCCAACTGGCAGTCCCACGTGAAGGAGATCCTCACCACCGCCTGCCTGGCTGCACAGTGCATCGACAG ggagggAGCGTCAGTGCTGGTTCATGGAACAGAGGGGGCTGACTCCACCCTGCAGGTCACCTCCCTGGCTCAGATCATCCTGGATCCGGCCTGCAGGACCATCAGAGGCTTCCAGGGCCTGGTGGAGCGGGAGTGGCTCCAG GCGGGTCACCCGTTCCAGCAGCGCTGCGCTCAGTCGGCCTACTCCAACAGCAAGCCTCGCCAAGAGGCTCCGGTGTTCCTGCTCTTCCTGGACTGCGTGTGGCAGATCCTTCGCCAGTTTCCGTGCTCATTTGAATTCAGTGAGAGCTTCCTAGTGTTGGTGTTCGAACACTCCTATGCCTCTCAGTTTGGCACCTTCCTGGGCAACAGCACAGCTGAGAG AGCCAAACTGTCTCTGCCTGAGAAGACCGTGTCCCTCTGGTCGTGGGTGAACCGGCCCCAGGAGCTGGAGCGTCTGACCAACCCGCTCTACGAGGCCAACAGCCTTGTCATCTGGCCTTCTGTGGCTCCGCAGAGTCTGCTGCTGTGGGAAG GGGTGTTTCTTCGCTGGAACCGCTCCTCCAAGTGTTTGGACGAGGCCTACGAGGAAATGGTACATATCATTGAATACAACAAGGAGCTTCAGAACAAAGTGAACAGCCTGCGCAGGCAGCTGGCCCAGCTGGAGACTGAGGATCCTCTGCTGCAGACGCcatag